The Triticum aestivum cultivar Chinese Spring chromosome 3A, IWGSC CS RefSeq v2.1, whole genome shotgun sequence genome includes a region encoding these proteins:
- the LOC123062410 gene encoding WAT1-related protein At1g09380: MDVAAVDKKKKVLLAEGLLLPLSMVLVQAFTMGALILSKLAFNVGMAPFVLLAYRNLTGAITVAPFAFYFEREMMKKVNLKVWGWISINALFGIVLAMGLHYYGLRATNAAYTVNFLNVIPVVTFIIAIILRIERLKIGTCPGKMKVIGAAICVGGTMVISMYRGKLLHLWPTHLLKPELQSVGAASSVPDHHNMLIGTLFLAGSCLSYAFWFIIQVRVSKEFPSKYFSTMLACVSGTVQAVVIGVILDRRPMAWALKWNLQLLTVVYSGVFNTGITFCLISWAVSRRGPIYPSMFNSLSLIITTVLDSVLLGTDVSVGSLLGALLIIIGLYAFLWGKGKETQEQRKQTREAANGNGSAAGNGLDSVQVGKHEVRIRVEVS; the protein is encoded by the exons ATGGATGTCGCCGCTGTGGACAAGAAGAAGAAGGTGCTGCTGGCGGAGGGGCTGTTGCTCCCGCTGAGCATGGTGCTGGTGCAGGCCTTCACCATGGGAGCCCTCATCCTgtccaagcttgccttcaacgtcGGTATGGCGCCTTTCGTCCTCCTCGCCTACCGCAACCTCACCGGTGCCATCACCGTTGCACCCTTCGCCTTCTACTTTGAGAG GGAGATGATGAAAAAGGTGAACTTGAAGGTATGGGGCTGGATCTCCATCAACGCTTTGTTTGG AATTGTGCTAGCAATGGGACTGCACTACTACGGCCTGCGCGCCACCAATGCGGCCTACACTGTCAATTTCCTTAATGTGATCCCTGTTGTCACCTTTATCATTGCTATAATACTCCG AATAGAGCGGCTGAAGATTGGCACATGCCCAGGCAAGATGAAGGTCATCGGTGCGGCGATTTGTGTGGGGGGGACCATGGTGATCAGCATGTACAGAGGCAAGCTGCTGCATCTCTGGCCTACCCACCTTCTGAAACCGGAGCTGCAGTCGGTTGGTGCGGCATCCTCTGTCCCTGACCACCACAACATGCTCATCGGCACACTGTTCTTAGCCGGCAGCTGCCTCAGCTACGCCTTCTGGTTCATCATACAG GTTCGAGTGTCCAAGGAGTTTCCGTCCAAGTACTTCTCGACAATGCTGGCGTGTGTGTCGGGAACCGTGCAAGCGGTGGTGATCGGGGTCATTCTCGACAGGCGTCCAATGGCATGGGCGCTCAAGTGGAATCTGCAGCTGCTCACCGTCGTGTACTCG GGGGTGTTCAACACTGGCATCACCTTTTGCTTGATCTCGTGGGCCGTGTCTCGTCGCGGGCCAATATATCCTTCCATGTTCAACTCGCTGTCGCTGATAATCACCACGGTCCTCGATTCGGTGCTGCTTGGCACCGATGTGTCTGTGGGGAG CTTGCTGGGAGCGCTGCTGATCATCATCGGGCTGTACGCCTTCCTCTGGGGGAAAGGGAAGGAAACGCAAGAGCAGCGCAAGCAAACCAGAGAGGCGGCGAACGGAAATGGGAGCGCGGCGGGCAATGGACTGGACAGCGTGCAGGTTGGGAAGCACGAGGTGCGAATTCGCGTGGAAGTGAGCTAG